The following proteins are co-located in the Pecten maximus unplaced genomic scaffold, xPecMax1.1, whole genome shotgun sequence genome:
- the LOC117319947 gene encoding sedoheptulokinase-like, protein MASDEGQYVLGIDLGTSSVKVSLLRQACGSVISTVSKATNADVPSDVETGSEQMPSKIFTTLQECLSELPVDRRRQVTCIGVTGQMHGVVLWTKLKNEGWCVPPTSHLYTWQDQRCTTEFLRSLPQPNSHLPLSTGHGCATLCWLQEHRPEMIAGYTCSGTIMDLLVALLCGLVTPVTTVQLAASFGFYNTKTMSWNNELLQKVGFPLQILPNVAEPGHMAGNLQYDWMGIRKDTPILAALGDVQCAVFSVVSSASDAVLNMSTSSQMMFPVRPDGGVPDKPNVTSSIQYFPYFDGTYLAMAASLNGGNVLSNMVSMLQQWFKTFGFHVDEDNIWSKLLELSSDASPGPVIMPTLFGERHHPERHASVSGLTQNNLDLGSIFRSLCKGLIANLCDMMPTSVMKKHGITTIKASGSVIDRNPIIREEVTKHYGSFKVESGNSCDSATGAAMFCAKQLK, encoded by the exons ATGGCAAGTGATGAAGGCCAATATGTTCTTGGGATTGATCTCGGCACGTCTTCAGTTAAGGTCAGTTTGCTTCGCCAGGCGTGTGGATCTGTGATATCGACAGTATCCAAAGCTACTAATGCTGATGTGCCCAGCGATGTAGAAACGGGATCTGAACAGATGCCGTCAAAGATTTTCACTACACTCCAAGAGTGTCTGTCCGAACTTCCGGTGGACAGACGTCGTCAGGTCACGTGTATTGGGGTTACAGGTCAAATGCATGGCGTCGTCTTGTGGACCAAACTAAAGAATGAAGGTTGGTGCGTACCACCCACGAGTCATTTATACACATGGCAGGACCAGAGGTGTACGACTGAGTTCCTCAGGTCATTACCCCAACCTAATTCACACCTCCCGCTCTCTACCGGTCATGGATGCGCTACATTGTGTTGGCTACAAGAGCACAGACCGGAAATGATTGCGGGCTACACGTGTTCCGGGACAATCATGGACCTATTGGTGGCGCTGCTGTGCGGTCTAGTTACGCCTGTCACTACGGTACAATTGGCGGCCAGCTTCGGGTTCTACAATACAAAGACGATGTCATGGAACAATGAGCT TCTTCAGAAAGTCGGGTTTCCTTTACAAATATTACCGAATGTGGCGGAACCAGGTCACATGGCAGGCAATCTGCAATATGATTGGATGGGTATCCGTAAAGACACGCCCATTCTAGCAGCGCTGGGAGATGTGCAATGTGCGGTCTTCTCAGTAGTGTCAAGTGCATCAGACGCTG TCTTGAATATGAGCACCTCAAGTCAAATGATGTTTCCGGTGAGACCAGACGGCGGAGTACCCGACAAACCAAATGTGACGTCATCTATCCAATACTTTCCGTACTTTGACGGTACCTACCTGGCTATGGCTGCCAGTCTTAATGGTGGGAATGTCCTTTCAAACATGGTTTCTATGTTACAGCAGTGGTTTAAGACATTCG gatTCCATGTTGATGAAGACAACATTTGGAGCAAGTTGCTGGAGTTGAGTTCAGACGCTTCTCCGGGACCAGTAATTATGCCGACACTGTTTGGAGAGCGACATCATCCGGAACGACATGCATCTGTTTCCGGTCTGACGcaaaataaccttgaccttggatcAATATTCAGGTCATTATGCAAGGGCCTTATTGCCAATTTGTGTGACATGATGCCGACTTCTGTTATGAAGAAGCATGGCATCACTACAATCAAAGCATCAGGGTCCGTGATCGATAGAAATCCAATCATCCGTGAGGAAGTGACAAAGCATTATGGGAGCTTCAAAGTAGAGTCGGGCAACAGTTGTGACTCGGCTACGGGAGCTGCTATGTTCTGTGCGAAGcaattaaaataa